One genomic window of Clostridium taeniosporum includes the following:
- a CDS encoding minor capsid protein: MKNSEYWEKRIANNTWTTYNNLEEKNRALLEMYQEASLSISDELYRVAEKMKTSTLMLSDMHKFNRLSGLQKNMENIIRDLGEKVEAFGRNNMMEGFKDIYSNIMIELGNIEFDMVPKKVMEEMLNRPWRGSDFSTRLWKNTQVLASNLNDIINNGLTQGKTVTEMAIQLNNRMNEGFNVSHRLVRTEIMHYLNESAFKGYVDAGCKKVQYWAAEDERVCERCGPKHGKPYDIDKRPILPLHANCRCTYLPIVELDDKKEEYKENDLYKKYGEQHYNLMRDIVDNSPDNVKKVWNTFENKLKIRSSTHNGGANYNRFYDGVQINIKKDSQGSSFEVPYGVSFHEFGHNIDYEANMIIGDSQKFRTISETFKDGLLGKTLKEEAKKRVDIIFKEIKATWDDDLRKPIKARAYDALSKEIRELEAKDRADISDMFEGATGAKVRGGFGHGKSYWKERDNGKEAFAEMFQATMCNPGSLESIKKYFPKSYKVFEEILDEINKGGI; this comes from the coding sequence ATGAAGAATAGTGAGTATTGGGAAAAAAGAATAGCTAATAATACCTGGACTACCTATAATAATTTAGAGGAAAAGAATAGAGCTTTATTAGAAATGTATCAAGAAGCTAGTTTAAGTATATCAGATGAATTATATAGAGTAGCTGAAAAGATGAAAACAAGTACTCTTATGTTATCAGATATGCATAAATTTAATAGGCTTAGTGGTTTACAAAAGAATATGGAGAACATCATTAGGGATCTTGGAGAAAAGGTTGAAGCTTTTGGAAGAAACAATATGATGGAAGGGTTTAAAGATATTTATTCTAATATTATGATTGAATTAGGTAATATTGAATTTGATATGGTACCTAAAAAGGTTATGGAAGAAATGTTAAATAGACCTTGGCGAGGTTCTGATTTTTCAACAAGGCTATGGAAAAATACACAAGTATTAGCATCTAATCTAAATGACATAATCAACAATGGATTAACACAAGGTAAAACAGTAACAGAAATGGCTATACAGCTTAATAATAGGATGAATGAGGGATTTAATGTATCCCATAGATTAGTAAGAACGGAAATAATGCATTATCTTAATGAGAGTGCATTTAAAGGTTATGTTGATGCTGGATGCAAGAAAGTTCAATATTGGGCGGCAGAAGATGAAAGAGTATGTGAAAGATGTGGACCAAAGCATGGAAAACCATATGATATAGATAAAAGACCTATATTACCACTTCATGCTAATTGTAGATGTACTTACTTGCCAATAGTAGAGTTAGATGATAAAAAAGAAGAATATAAAGAAAATGATTTGTATAAGAAATATGGGGAACAACATTATAACTTAATGAGAGATATAGTTGATAATTCACCAGATAATGTTAAAAAAGTGTGGAATACTTTTGAAAATAAGCTTAAAATAAGAAGTAGTACACATAATGGTGGAGCAAATTATAATAGATTTTATGATGGCGTTCAGATAAATATTAAGAAGGATTCACAAGGATCATCTTTTGAAGTACCTTATGGTGTTTCATTTCATGAATTTGGTCATAATATTGACTATGAAGCTAATATGATTATAGGGGATAGCCAAAAATTTAGAACAATTTCAGAAACATTTAAAGATGGACTACTAGGAAAAACTCTAAAAGAAGAGGCTAAGAAAAGAGTAGATATAATATTTAAAGAAATAAAGGCAACTTGGGATGATGATTTAAGAAAGCCAATAAAAGCACGAGCCTATGATGCACTGTCAAAAGAAATAAGAGAATTAGAAGCTAAGGATAGAGCGGATATTTCTGATATGTTTGAGGGAGCTACTGGTGCGAAGGTAAGAGGTGGTTTTGGTCATGGCAAAAGCTACTGGAAAGAAAGAGATAATGGTAAAGAAGCCTTTGCAGAAATGTTTCAAGCTACAATGTGTAATCCAGGTTCATTAGAAAGTATAAAAAAATATTTTCCTAAGTCATATAAAGTATTTGAAGAAATATTAGATGAAATTAATAAAGGTGGTATTTAG
- a CDS encoding DUF6262 family protein produces MSNKTNININGLQKYAKEKKEKTLNKVDLAIRTLIKNQKNINFNSVAQTSGVSKAYLYNNKDVRNRIETLREKGFNTISSKRSSKITTESAKDIIIASKNKKIKDLETENRRLKEELMILRGKLYDSI; encoded by the coding sequence ATGTCAAATAAAACTAATATCAATATAAATGGATTGCAAAAGTATGCAAAAGAGAAAAAAGAGAAAACCTTAAATAAAGTTGATTTAGCTATAAGAACTTTAATAAAAAATCAGAAAAATATCAATTTTAATTCTGTAGCTCAAACGTCTGGAGTGTCTAAAGCATATTTATACAACAACAAAGATGTAAGAAATCGTATAGAAACATTACGAGAAAAGGGATTTAATACAATAAGTTCTAAACGGTCATCTAAAATAACAACCGAATCTGCTAAGGATATTATTATAGCATCTAAAAATAAAAAAATTAAAGATTTAGAGACAGAAAATAGAAGATTGAAAGAAGAACTTATGATTTTGAGAGGTAAGTTATATGATTCAATATAA
- a CDS encoding transposase, with the protein MAKSKYETNVKDKLLLVEAWARNGLTDEQIGKNLGISKDSFYKYKREHAEFSDALKRGKEVVDIEVENALLKRALGYKYNEITQEKVFNKETEEYELQVTKIITKEVQPDTTAQIFWLKNRKPKDWRDRKEIDHSGNINNPYEGLTKEQLLTIASEDDG; encoded by the coding sequence ATGGCAAAGTCAAAATATGAAACTAATGTAAAAGATAAATTGTTATTAGTAGAAGCGTGGGCTAGAAATGGGCTCACTGATGAACAAATTGGAAAGAATTTAGGTATAAGTAAAGATTCATTCTATAAATATAAAAGAGAACATGCCGAGTTTTCTGACGCCTTAAAAAGAGGTAAAGAAGTAGTAGACATAGAAGTTGAAAATGCACTCTTAAAAAGAGCATTGGGCTATAAATACAATGAAATAACACAAGAAAAAGTATTTAATAAAGAAACTGAAGAATATGAATTACAAGTAACTAAGATAATTACTAAAGAAGTTCAGCCAGACACTACAGCTCAGATATTTTGGTTAAAGAATAGAAAGCCGAAAGATTGGAGAGATAGAAAAGAAATAGATCATAGTGGAAATATAAATAATCCATATGAAGGATTAACAAAGGAACAGTTATTAACTATAGCTAGTGAAGATGATGGATAA
- a CDS encoding HK97-gp10 family putative phage morphogenesis protein produces the protein MSNSEFIRSMESATLEIIGKVSKNMEIACLLIEGEAKKGCPVDQGPLRASMQHDIQISDSEITGIISNSSEYAPYVHQGTGIYAKDGNGRKTPWKYEVKAGKYKGWHITRGQKPQPFLQKARDSNKDKISRILAGD, from the coding sequence ATGTCTAATAGTGAATTTATTAGAAGTATGGAAAGTGCCACTTTAGAGATTATAGGGAAAGTTTCTAAAAATATGGAGATAGCATGTTTACTTATAGAAGGTGAAGCAAAGAAAGGGTGTCCAGTAGACCAGGGACCTTTAAGAGCAAGTATGCAGCATGATATTCAGATAAGTGATTCTGAAATAACAGGAATTATCTCTAATAGTTCCGAGTATGCTCCATATGTACATCAGGGAACAGGTATATATGCTAAAGATGGGAATGGTCGTAAAACACCATGGAAGTATGAAGTTAAGGCAGGTAAATATAAAGGATGGCATATTACTAGAGGACAGAAGCCACAGCCATTCTTACAAAAGGCAAGAGACAGTAATAAAGATAAAATATCTAGAATACTGGCAGGTGATTAG
- a CDS encoding YfbU family protein, producing MELTKKERLFLYNQYEILKHLNPEEKEDYEKNQEIVYNGFKHNYNNLIEHFGEETPEEVSEFVYDVLQMYRCINDSYYSLCDEEKEEYNKLNTTFEGFDGNEEPQYYWYACFLLQKLKIYEESYKDGKIDTNSHWNKIDRYTGMISRWKEVRTGKYDKLSLENIRYIVSRY from the coding sequence ATGGAACTTACTAAAAAAGAAAGACTATTTCTTTATAATCAATATGAAATACTTAAACATTTAAATCCAGAAGAAAAAGAAGATTATGAGAAAAATCAAGAAATTGTTTATAATGGATTTAAGCATAACTATAATAATTTAATAGAACACTTTGGTGAAGAAACGCCAGAAGAAGTATCAGAATTTGTTTATGATGTTTTACAAATGTATAGATGTATAAACGATTCATATTATAGTTTATGTGATGAAGAAAAAGAAGAATATAATAAGCTAAATACAACTTTTGAAGGGTTTGATGGAAATGAAGAACCACAATATTATTGGTATGCATGTTTTCTTCTTCAAAAATTAAAGATTTATGAGGAAAGTTATAAGGATGGGAAAATAGACACTAATTCTCATTGGAACAAAATTGATAGATATACAGGAATGATAAGTAGGTGGAAAGAGGTTAGGACAGGCAAGTATGATAAGTTATCGTTAGAAAATATAAGATATATAGTAAGTAGATATTAA
- a CDS encoding phage portal protein produces the protein MGVKDIWNKLRKGVKAGIMAIQDNSSLTDARIIELINDFNVSDKRKWMITGQKYYEVENDIFNRKITKKVKGTEIEETYKANNKLAHSKYKNMVDEKVAYILSRDYSLKCDDDFYITKVKEVLGKHFQYQLSGLGYEASNKGIAWLQAYIDEQGKFKTMIIPSEQCIPIWKDNSHTELDTMIRVYETVIWEYDKKKTITNVEVWTSEGVTYYRQDGKMLIPYTDKNEDDNGPVAHYKKGDDWLAWGKVPFISFKNNRIELPDIKFIKTLLDAYDLSRSEAANYVEEVKNLIFILKGYGGEDISEFMRRLNEDRAIPIDDPEDGGVDTLTPTMDITALKEHYEQLKRDLIEDGQSLNKDLDRFGSAPSGIALKFMYSGLDLKCNLIETEFKMSFETLLYFINIYLGETGVSTDKTDADILFNRNMEINESEVIENCTKSKGITSDKTILANHPWVKDVEAEEKELEEQTEANLPFKDKVPINGGGSDEE, from the coding sequence TTGGGAGTTAAAGATATATGGAATAAACTTAGGAAAGGAGTGAAAGCAGGAATTATGGCAATACAGGATAATAGTTCATTAACAGATGCTAGAATAATAGAATTGATAAATGATTTTAATGTATCAGATAAAAGAAAATGGATGATAACAGGTCAGAAATACTATGAAGTTGAAAATGATATATTTAATAGAAAGATAACTAAAAAAGTAAAAGGAACAGAAATTGAAGAAACATACAAAGCTAATAATAAACTAGCTCACTCCAAATATAAGAATATGGTTGATGAAAAAGTAGCTTATATATTATCAAGAGATTATAGCTTAAAGTGTGATGATGATTTTTATATTACCAAGGTAAAAGAGGTATTAGGAAAACACTTTCAATATCAACTTAGTGGATTAGGTTATGAGGCAAGTAATAAAGGGATTGCATGGTTACAAGCTTACATTGATGAACAGGGAAAATTTAAAACAATGATTATACCTAGTGAGCAATGTATACCAATATGGAAAGATAATAGCCATACAGAACTAGATACAATGATAAGAGTATATGAAACTGTTATATGGGAGTATGATAAGAAAAAGACTATAACTAATGTTGAGGTATGGACTTCTGAAGGTGTTACTTATTACAGGCAAGATGGTAAGATGCTAATACCTTATACAGATAAGAATGAAGACGATAATGGTCCAGTAGCACACTATAAAAAGGGTGATGACTGGTTAGCTTGGGGTAAGGTGCCCTTTATATCTTTTAAGAATAATAGAATAGAGCTTCCAGATATAAAATTTATTAAGACTTTGTTAGATGCTTATGATTTAAGTAGAAGTGAAGCAGCTAATTATGTGGAAGAAGTTAAAAATCTTATTTTTATACTTAAAGGTTATGGTGGAGAAGATATATCTGAATTTATGAGAAGATTAAATGAGGATAGAGCTATCCCAATTGATGATCCAGAAGATGGAGGAGTTGATACGCTAACACCTACAATGGATATTACAGCATTGAAGGAGCATTATGAACAACTTAAGAGAGATTTAATTGAAGATGGACAATCTTTAAATAAGGATTTAGATAGGTTTGGTTCTGCACCTTCAGGAATAGCTTTAAAATTCATGTATAGTGGATTAGATTTAAAATGTAATCTTATAGAAACTGAGTTTAAAATGTCTTTTGAAACTTTATTATATTTCATTAATATTTATCTAGGAGAAACAGGAGTTTCTACTGATAAAACTGATGCAGATATATTATTTAATAGAAATATGGAGATAAACGAATCGGAGGTTATAGAGAATTGTACAAAATCTAAGGGTATAACGTCTGATAAGACTATATTAGCTAACCATCCTTGGGTTAAAGACGTTGAAGCAGAAGAAAAAGAACTAGAAGAACAAACTGAAGCTAATCTACCCTTCAAGGATAAAGTTCCTATAAATGGTGGTGGATCTGATGAAGAATAG
- a CDS encoding RusA family crossover junction endodeoxyribonuclease, with protein MQIVVQGKITGKGRPRFWKGHAVTPPATKEYEKKVKQAYLEENGTCFKTPIKINITAYFKIRKSYTKKIKEAIRNGDIHPTIKPDIDNIGKIILDGLNKVAFEDDSQVVRLIVSKKWTDQEECVVFEINEY; from the coding sequence ATGCAAATAGTGGTACAAGGTAAGATAACTGGCAAAGGCAGACCACGTTTTTGGAAAGGTCATGCAGTAACACCACCAGCTACAAAAGAATATGAAAAAAAGGTTAAACAGGCTTATCTAGAGGAAAATGGTACATGTTTTAAAACACCTATAAAGATTAATATAACAGCTTATTTTAAAATTAGGAAGAGTTACACCAAAAAGATAAAAGAAGCCATTAGAAATGGTGATATACACCCTACAATTAAGCCTGATATAGATAATATAGGAAAGATAATTTTAGATGGTTTAAATAAAGTGGCATTTGAAGATGATTCACAAGTAGTTAGGCTTATAGTATCTAAAAAATGGACTGATCAAGAAGAATGTGTAGTTTTTGAAATAAATGAATATTAA
- a CDS encoding tyrosine-type recombinase/integrase, giving the protein MNLNNLSNGISSYLYDLDEPWSADIWNLQDLLKEIYNPKKIKLSGSLNFTILKNENLKKEIKIFLSKRIRNRIVTAGSIEYKFKVYNNLFEFMSKYKKYKTCIDIDYLKIDIELNSYYIDKKISKSDIKSINSTLRQLKKYWLETYDTRSEYEKDLWDIRKINPKKVSLSQSKYHLNFTEVPEPYKNLAKKYMRVYIHKDSFGYCEKRLYSIRVFFTFIFESHNDWVDLKLLQRKDIENFIEWVHEWFKNRGTQRIDMQVWNVLIDAKNFVEYIQLAEYEEAPSKLVNRLFFKEDRPSKPIWNLNNEKYIPQNILHQLEENIEYLDSAYIPIVIILRATGLRISDVLGIRYNKCLELINDGWYVVMDISKTKIENHRIPITKEVAFILQEQIKIAEKLYEMKENPNKYIFVRESGVRAGLPPSARSLELALNKLARERNIVDDNGKVFHFKNHAFRHTKAVELINNGMNLLHVQKWLAHLSPEMTLKYAQLLDTTLRKSWEAVMQSGLFRINTDNGAIEKIDLNIENSDLIEWEYIRKNLDAVRIPLGYCLKPNKVQCNHQLNPCLTCSNMCTSPEFIHEFEIEINETLNQIERARQLGRLVWVEKNEIVLEKLKAILDVLNEGKVYHKAGKQRREFVGDERNVK; this is encoded by the coding sequence GTGAATTTGAATAATTTAAGTAATGGAATTTCAAGTTATTTATATGATTTAGATGAACCTTGGAGTGCTGATATATGGAATTTACAAGACTTGCTAAAAGAAATATATAATCCAAAAAAAATTAAATTATCAGGTAGCTTGAATTTTACTATATTAAAAAATGAAAATTTAAAAAAAGAAATAAAAATTTTTCTGTCAAAAAGAATTAGGAATAGAATCGTAACCGCAGGTTCAATTGAATATAAGTTTAAAGTTTATAATAATTTATTTGAATTTATGTCTAAATATAAAAAATATAAAACATGTATAGACATTGACTATTTAAAAATAGATATTGAGTTGAACAGTTATTATATAGATAAAAAAATTTCAAAATCAGATATAAAGAGTATTAACTCCACACTTAGGCAACTTAAGAAATATTGGTTAGAAACATATGATACCCGAAGTGAATACGAGAAGGATTTGTGGGATATTAGGAAGATAAATCCTAAGAAGGTTTCTTTAAGTCAATCAAAGTATCATTTGAACTTTACAGAAGTTCCTGAACCATATAAAAATTTAGCAAAAAAATATATGAGAGTATATATACACAAAGATAGTTTTGGATATTGTGAAAAAAGATTATATAGTATTAGAGTATTTTTTACATTTATTTTTGAATCTCATAACGATTGGGTCGATTTAAAATTATTACAAAGAAAAGATATTGAAAATTTTATTGAATGGGTTCACGAATGGTTTAAGAATAGAGGTACTCAAAGAATCGATATGCAAGTGTGGAATGTTTTAATAGATGCTAAAAATTTCGTTGAATACATTCAATTAGCAGAATATGAGGAAGCTCCATCTAAATTGGTAAATAGATTATTTTTTAAAGAAGATAGACCTTCTAAACCAATTTGGAATTTAAACAATGAAAAATATATACCTCAAAATATATTGCATCAATTAGAAGAAAATATTGAGTATCTTGATAGTGCATATATTCCTATAGTTATTATATTACGTGCAACCGGATTAAGAATTAGTGATGTATTAGGTATAAGATATAACAAATGTCTTGAATTAATAAATGATGGATGGTACGTCGTAATGGATATTAGTAAGACTAAAATTGAGAATCATAGAATTCCAATTACAAAAGAAGTAGCTTTCATATTACAAGAACAAATAAAGATTGCAGAAAAACTTTATGAAATGAAAGAAAATCCTAATAAATATATTTTTGTCAGAGAATCAGGGGTGCGTGCTGGGCTACCGCCGTCAGCGAGATCGCTTGAACTTGCTTTAAATAAATTGGCAAGAGAAAGAAATATAGTTGATGATAATGGGAAGGTTTTTCACTTTAAGAATCACGCATTCAGGCATACCAAAGCGGTTGAACTTATAAACAATGGAATGAATTTATTACATGTTCAAAAGTGGTTGGCACATTTAAGTCCTGAAATGACATTAAAATATGCTCAATTATTAGATACTACATTGAGAAAGTCGTGGGAAGCAGTAATGCAATCGGGTTTATTTAGAATAAATACCGATAATGGTGCAATTGAAAAAATTGATTTAAATATAGAAAATAGTGATTTAATTGAATGGGAATATATACGAAAAAATTTAGATGCTGTTAGAATCCCGTTGGGATATTGTTTAAAACCTAATAAAGTTCAATGTAATCATCAACTAAATCCTTGTTTAACATGCAGTAATATGTGCACTAGTCCCGAATTTATTCATGAGTTTGAAATCGAGATAAATGAAACATTAAATCAAATTGAAAGAGCAAGACAATTAGGCAGATTAGTTTGGGTGGAAAAGAATGAGATTGTTTTAGAAAAATTAAAAGCAATATTAGATGTTTTAAATGAAGGGAAAGTATATCATAAAGCAGGTAAACAAAGACGTGAGTTTGTAGGTGATGAAAGGAATGTCAAATAA
- the terL gene encoding phage terminase large subunit, with product MDKRLIQLGAKIELARREFFFYCNLKAPNFYKKNREYLVELCNDLQEFYESDDEVLVINEPPRHGKSRTAGLFVQWVLGNNQNEKIMTGSYNETLSTMFSKNVRNSIQEEKADQYKPVYSDVFPTVKIKRGDGAMNLWSLEGGYNNYLATSPTGTATGFGCSLMIIDDLIKNSLEANNADVKEKHWEWFTNTMLSRLEEGGKIIIIMTRWASDDLAGKALEHYKEQGAKIKHISMKALQDDGTMLCDEVLSRKSYEAKKKAMGADIASANYQQEPIDLKGRLYNSFKTYIDIPRDEKGNSLFTGIHAYCDTADDGSDWLCNIIYGTYNKEAYILDIVYTQEPMEITEDKVAKSLYDNFVNKALIESNNGGKGFARAVERILKEKYKSNKTRIKWFHQSQNKIARILSNATWVMDHIYYPKNWRERWPEYYDAMIKYQREGKNKHDDAPDATTGVAENMEKRGLRTF from the coding sequence ATGGATAAAAGATTAATACAGTTAGGTGCTAAGATAGAACTTGCAAGACGTGAGTTCTTTTTTTATTGTAATTTAAAAGCACCTAATTTTTATAAGAAAAATAGAGAATATCTAGTAGAACTGTGTAACGACTTACAGGAGTTTTATGAAAGTGATGATGAAGTATTAGTTATAAATGAACCTCCTAGACATGGTAAATCAAGAACAGCAGGTCTATTTGTTCAGTGGGTACTTGGCAATAATCAAAATGAAAAGATAATGACAGGATCATACAATGAAACCTTATCAACTATGTTTTCAAAGAATGTGAGAAACTCTATCCAAGAAGAAAAAGCAGACCAGTACAAACCAGTTTATAGTGATGTATTTCCTACTGTTAAAATCAAACGTGGTGATGGAGCTATGAACCTTTGGAGTTTAGAAGGTGGTTATAATAATTATTTAGCTACAAGTCCTACTGGAACTGCTACAGGTTTTGGTTGTAGTCTTATGATTATAGATGATTTAATTAAGAATTCACTTGAAGCAAATAATGCAGATGTCAAAGAAAAACATTGGGAATGGTTTACTAATACAATGCTTTCACGTTTAGAAGAAGGCGGAAAAATAATTATAATAATGACTAGATGGGCCAGTGATGATTTAGCTGGTAAAGCATTAGAGCATTACAAAGAACAGGGTGCAAAGATTAAACATATTAGTATGAAAGCATTGCAAGATGATGGCACAATGTTATGTGATGAAGTATTATCGAGAAAATCATATGAAGCAAAGAAAAAAGCTATGGGAGCAGATATAGCAAGTGCTAACTATCAACAAGAACCTATTGATTTAAAAGGTAGGTTATATAATAGCTTTAAAACATATATTGATATTCCAAGAGATGAAAAAGGTAATAGTTTATTTACAGGTATACATGCATATTGTGATACTGCTGATGATGGTTCAGATTGGTTGTGTAATATTATATATGGAACTTATAATAAAGAAGCCTATATATTAGATATAGTATATACACAAGAACCTATGGAAATAACAGAAGATAAAGTTGCTAAATCTTTATATGATAATTTTGTTAATAAGGCATTGATAGAATCTAATAATGGTGGTAAAGGATTTGCAAGAGCTGTTGAAAGAATACTTAAGGAAAAGTATAAATCTAATAAGACTAGAATTAAGTGGTTTCATCAAAGTCAAAATAAAATTGCTAGAATACTTTCTAATGCGACATGGGTTATGGATCACATATACTATCCTAAGAATTGGAGAGAAAGATGGCCTGAGTATTATGATGCTATGATTAAATATCAACGTGAAGGTAAAAATAAGCATGATGATGCACCAGATGCAACAACAGGAGTTGCTGAGAATATGGAAAAGAGAGGACTTAGAACATTCTAG
- a CDS encoding phage head-tail connector protein translates to MIKIVEKIIESIKLRPGISDMNEVLLRDIVQDIIDDVSEYINLEDGKELPTKCISIVKDIVVIKINKLGSEGVSSESYSGVSQSYIEDIPKDILRKLRRCRKLPR, encoded by the coding sequence GTGATTAAAATAGTAGAGAAGATAATAGAATCTATAAAATTAAGACCAGGAATATCTGACATGAACGAAGTATTGTTAAGAGATATAGTTCAAGATATTATTGATGATGTATCAGAATATATTAACCTTGAAGATGGAAAAGAACTTCCTACAAAATGTATTAGTATTGTTAAAGATATAGTTGTTATTAAAATCAATAAATTAGGCTCTGAGGGTGTATCTAGTGAAAGTTATAGTGGTGTAAGTCAATCTTATATTGAAGATATTCCTAAAGACATACTAAGAAAACTAAGAAGATGTAGAAAGCTACCAAGGTGA
- a CDS encoding phage scaffolding protein, producing the protein MLEALLKKLGIADDVIQKIIKGISDEKIYTTKEENIEERYTKLKGQKEDLESQLKTANTTIKDLKKNNGDNEALQKTIKDHEATIETLKKDSEAKIRNITLDGAIEKALIKSKAKHTDLLATKIDREKLVISEDGKVSGLDEQLKGLKESYKDLFEEKLSGKPPVNTESSLSNNTFEALVNNADNMTAEEVAAQFMKMNENK; encoded by the coding sequence ATGTTAGAAGCTTTATTAAAAAAGTTAGGAATCGCTGATGATGTGATTCAAAAAATTATTAAAGGCATATCGGATGAAAAAATTTATACAACTAAAGAAGAAAATATTGAGGAGAGGTACACAAAGTTAAAAGGTCAAAAGGAAGATCTTGAGAGTCAACTTAAAACGGCTAATACTACTATTAAGGATTTAAAGAAAAATAATGGTGATAACGAGGCTTTACAAAAGACTATTAAAGACCATGAGGCTACTATTGAAACTCTTAAGAAAGATAGTGAAGCTAAAATAAGAAATATTACTTTAGATGGAGCTATCGAAAAAGCTTTAATTAAATCAAAAGCAAAACATACTGATTTACTAGCAACTAAGATTGATAGAGAAAAATTAGTAATCAGTGAAGATGGTAAGGTTAGTGGTTTAGATGAACAGCTTAAAGGATTAAAAGAGAGTTATAAAGACCTATTTGAAGAAAAGTTAAGTGGTAAACCACCAGTAAATACAGAAAGTTCATTATCAAATAATACTTTTGAAGCTTTAGTAAACAATGCAGATAATATGACAGCAGAAGAAGTAGCAGCTCAATTTATGAAAATGAATGAAAATAAATAG
- a CDS encoding sporulation transcriptional regulator SpoIIID, whose amino-acid sequence MKDYIENRVKEVAKFTVETKSTVRETARAFMYSKATIHKDLTERLSCIDTVLYKQVHSVLEENKAQRHIRGGKATQSKFKGMM is encoded by the coding sequence ATGAAAGATTATATAGAAAATAGAGTAAAGGAAGTAGCTAAGTTTACAGTAGAAACTAAATCTACAGTAAGAGAAACTGCAAGAGCATTTATGTATTCAAAAGCTACAATACACAAAGATTTAACAGAACGTTTAAGTTGTATAGATACTGTTTTATATAAACAAGTACACAGTGTATTAGAAGAAAACAAGGCTCAAAGACATATTAGAGGTGGAAAAGCTACTCAAAGTAAATTTAAGGGGATGATGTAG
- a CDS encoding single-stranded DNA-binding protein, translating into MNKWIGIGRLVSDAELQFTAGKGTAVAKFKIAIDDGYGEHKKTDFIPIILWGKSAENLSSYLTKGTQVAVSGKISTRSWDKQDGTKGYATEITADMYGGIKLLGGKKNKSSSPFDGGNFEEDINPVDDGDCPF; encoded by the coding sequence ATGAATAAATGGATTGGTATAGGAAGATTAGTATCAGATGCAGAATTACAATTTACAGCAGGTAAAGGAACAGCTGTAGCAAAATTTAAGATAGCTATAGATGATGGATATGGGGAACATAAGAAGACAGATTTTATCCCTATAATCTTATGGGGTAAAAGTGCTGAAAACTTATCTAGCTATTTAACAAAAGGTACACAGGTAGCTGTAAGTGGAAAGATAAGTACTAGATCGTGGGATAAGCAAGATGGTACTAAAGGATATGCAACAGAAATTACAGCTGATATGTATGGAGGAATTAAATTATTAGGAGGAAAGAAGAATAAATCATCAAGTCCTTTTGATGGTGGAAATTTTGAAGAAGATATAAATCCTGTGGATGATGGAGATTGTCCTTTCTAG